The proteins below come from a single Nitrospirota bacterium genomic window:
- the nusA gene encoding transcription termination/antitermination protein NusA, with product MTKELCQGIDQMSREKGIEKGILLAALEAALLSAARKRYGGRTNVHLTIDPKTCNITAYETKIIVDKVSDKDMEISKSDVKKLFSDKAGAESVDLPLDVHDFGRIAVQTAKQVIFQKVREAERDVIYAEFKDKVGQVVSGSVMRKEKNNYYINIGKTEAILPQSEALPGENLRRGDTVRAQIEEVKISTKEPVVLVSRTNPRFVGALFKMEVPEISEGLVVIKDIVREPGDRTKIAVYSTNASIDPVGACVGMKGTRVQSIVRELRGERIDIVPWTDDPRMLIARALSPASVERIGINEESKTAMVVVNDQQLSLAIGKKGQNVRLAMKLTGWDIDIMSDTEYSKIKMEEADKVLEEAIDKEALKKNKPSVDG from the coding sequence ATGACAAAAGAACTCTGTCAGGGAATAGACCAGATGAGCAGGGAAAAAGGCATAGAGAAGGGAATTCTTCTTGCTGCGCTTGAAGCTGCGCTGCTTTCTGCTGCAAGAAAGCGGTATGGCGGAAGAACGAATGTCCATCTTACGATAGACCCTAAAACCTGCAATATCACGGCTTATGAGACAAAGATTATTGTGGACAAGGTTTCCGATAAAGACATGGAGATTTCCAAGTCTGACGTGAAAAAACTTTTTTCTGACAAAGCCGGGGCGGAGAGCGTGGACCTGCCGCTTGATGTTCACGATTTCGGCAGGATAGCTGTCCAGACAGCGAAGCAGGTTATCTTTCAGAAAGTCCGCGAGGCTGAGCGTGATGTCATTTATGCCGAGTTCAAAGATAAGGTCGGGCAGGTTGTAAGCGGGTCTGTAATGAGGAAGGAAAAAAATAATTACTATATTAATATCGGCAAAACTGAAGCTATTCTTCCTCAAAGCGAAGCGCTGCCCGGGGAAAATCTGAGGAGAGGAGATACTGTCAGGGCGCAGATAGAAGAAGTGAAGATAAGCACAAAGGAACCTGTTGTACTTGTTTCAAGAACGAACCCGCGTTTTGTTGGGGCATTGTTCAAGATGGAAGTTCCTGAAATAAGCGAGGGGCTTGTGGTGATAAAGGATATAGTGCGTGAGCCGGGTGACAGGACCAAGATTGCTGTTTATTCTACAAATGCGTCCATAGATCCGGTCGGCGCATGTGTTGGGATGAAAGGAACAAGGGTTCAGTCTATCGTGAGGGAGCTTAGAGGGGAGAGGATAGATATAGTCCCATGGACTGATGACCCGAGGATGCTTATTGCCCGTGCGCTGAGCCCCGCAAGCGTTGAAAGGATTGGCATAAATGAAGAAAGCAAGACTGCAATGGTGGTTGTCAATGACCAGCAGCTTTCGCTTGCAATAGGCAAGAAAGGGCAGAATGTAAGGCTTGCCATGAAGCTTACAGGATGGGACATAGACATAATGAGCGACACAGAGTACTCCAAGATTAAGATGGAAGAAGCAGACAAAGTATTAGAAGAGGCAATAGACAAAGAAGCGCTGAAGAAAAACAAACCATCTGTTGATGGGTAA
- a CDS encoding PIN domain-containing protein, with protein MIRYLLDTNIISFYLRGDLSPKEKVLNNIGSIAISIISCYEIVSGLQSINAVKRIDEFDKFCELIDIINLDKVSILSSCKIYSSLKKSGNLIDDIDILIAGIAKSNNLVMVTDNTQYFERVEGLKVENWKN; from the coding sequence GTGATAAGGTATCTCTTAGATACAAACATCATATCTTTTTATCTTAGGGGTGACCTGAGTCCAAAAGAAAAAGTCTTAAATAATATCGGATCAATTGCTATATCTATAATTTCCTGCTATGAAATCGTCAGCGGGCTGCAGAGCATAAATGCAGTCAAAAGAATTGATGAATTTGATAAGTTCTGTGAGCTTATAGATATTATCAATCTTGATAAGGTAAGTATTTTATCTTCCTGTAAGATATATTCATCCCTCAAAAAATCAGGCAATTTGATTGATGATATAGATATTCTCATTGCCGGCATTGCCAAGTCAAATAATCTCGTAATGGTTACTGATAACACGCAGTATTTTGAGCGAGTAGAAGGATTAAAGGTAGAAAACTGGAAAAATTAA
- a CDS encoding toll/interleukin-1 receptor domain-containing protein: MKKVFISYVRSNSEAVDRICDELRKNAIEYWIDREQIKPGTLWKTAIKEAINDGAYFLACFSREYEERTETHMNEEIILAVEILRKKHFNSGWFIPVKLSDCNIPSYNIGAGSTLQDIHYLEFHKDWERGINRLIDMIKRDENLKQDDIYEKFFEKQYIYQGLKSLIEKGDGIGFHNADQGHPVYQSGAKGRLDEMWEYADSSDKNLLFQMLSKLTKELKELEIENYRFIWWYDFSEWKDFCKFAVDVYNKKRGYT; this comes from the coding sequence ATGAAAAAAGTCTTTATCTCATATGTTAGAAGCAATTCCGAGGCAGTCGACCGGATATGCGACGAATTGAGAAAAAATGCTATTGAATATTGGATTGATCGCGAACAAATAAAGCCCGGGACATTATGGAAAACGGCGATAAAAGAAGCCATAAATGATGGAGCGTATTTCCTCGCATGCTTTTCTCGTGAATATGAAGAAAGGACTGAAACCCACATGAATGAAGAGATAATATTGGCGGTCGAGATTTTGAGAAAAAAGCATTTTAATAGCGGTTGGTTTATTCCAGTTAAACTAAGTGATTGTAATATTCCATCTTATAACATTGGCGCTGGAAGCACTTTACAAGACATACATTATTTAGAGTTTCATAAGGACTGGGAAAGAGGAATAAATAGATTGATAGACATGATTAAACGAGACGAAAATTTAAAGCAGGATGATATTTATGAAAAGTTCTTCGAAAAGCAATATATCTATCAAGGATTAAAAAGTTTGATTGAAAAAGGGGATGGTATCGGATTTCATAATGCTGATCAAGGGCATCCCGTATATCAATCGGGCGCTAAAGGCAGGTTAGATGAAATGTGGGAGTATGCTGACTCATCAGATAAAAATCTATTATTCCAAATGCTATCCAAGCTAACTAAAGAACTCAAAGAGTTAGAAATAGAAAATTATAGATTTATTTGGTGGTATGATTTCAGCGAGTGGAAAGATTTCTGCAAATTTGCAGTTGACGTTTACAATAAGAAACGCGGCTATACATAA
- the recG gene encoding ATP-dependent DNA helicase RecG has product MMGKNLSEFPVQYIKGVGPRRAKLLNTLGIKTAEEALYYLPYRYEDRKNIKKISALGYGRLETVIGKVVAAEVIKLPRRNMKLFELTVSDGSGLVKGKWFNQPFLKKNFEEGQEVILSGIVKRNPYRGIGFEFDNPEYEFVTDDADAFIHTARIVPVYRTTAGLSVRQLRAIMFNLINTCIKEVSDNMPEEILIRNNFQGLTESILNSHFPESGIDIDSLNSCSSIYQKRLYFEELFKFELGLSIIKKGKEVENGIAFSSDGVLVRKFLGALKFKLTSAQQRVFEEILYDMRRPHPMNRLLQGDVGCGKTVIAVMAMLTAAECGYQSALMAPTEILAGQHYINIHKMIEDMGLKVCLMTGSKKKEREALRCDIASGEINIIIGTHALIQEGVEFKNLGLAIIDEQHRFGVMQRQLLRKKAVNPDVLVMTATPIPRTLSMTLYGDLDYSVIDELPPGRSPVVTRLFNAGQKEYIYRAIAEETKKGRQVYVVYPVIDETEKTNLKSAIIGKEALEKIFPSLKVELIHGRLKPQERENIMASFKKGGIDVLVSTTVIEVGVDVPNAAMMLIVHAERFGLSQLHQLRGRVGRGGSQSYCFLLMYEPVSEDARRRLDIMIKTNDGFRIAEEDLDIRGPGEFFGTRQAGMPDLKLANIIRDARLLETARKEAFALIDKDAELNTFPELKKGLEMFWKGKIELFKTS; this is encoded by the coding sequence TTGATGGGTAAGAACCTTTCAGAATTTCCTGTACAATATATCAAAGGCGTCGGCCCACGGCGCGCAAAGCTCCTTAACACCCTTGGAATCAAGACAGCAGAAGAAGCCCTTTACTACCTTCCATACAGATACGAAGACAGAAAGAATATCAAAAAGATAAGCGCTCTCGGATATGGCCGGCTTGAGACTGTTATCGGCAAGGTTGTCGCTGCCGAGGTCATAAAGCTTCCAAGGCGTAATATGAAGCTGTTTGAGTTAACGGTATCTGACGGAAGTGGCCTTGTCAAAGGCAAGTGGTTTAACCAGCCTTTCCTGAAAAAGAACTTTGAAGAGGGGCAGGAAGTAATCCTGAGCGGCATTGTTAAGAGAAATCCCTACCGGGGAATCGGCTTTGAATTTGATAATCCCGAATATGAGTTTGTCACCGATGACGCTGATGCCTTTATACATACTGCAAGGATTGTCCCGGTTTACAGGACGACCGCAGGCCTGAGCGTAAGACAGTTAAGGGCTATAATGTTCAATCTTATCAATACCTGCATCAAAGAGGTCTCTGACAATATGCCGGAGGAAATACTCATTAGAAATAATTTTCAGGGGCTCACTGAGAGCATATTGAATTCTCACTTCCCTGAAAGCGGTATAGATATAGACAGCCTTAACAGCTGTTCAAGCATCTATCAGAAAAGGCTTTATTTTGAGGAGCTCTTTAAGTTTGAACTCGGACTTTCAATAATTAAAAAGGGCAAAGAGGTTGAGAATGGGATAGCGTTTAGTTCAGACGGCGTCCTTGTCAGAAAATTTCTCGGTGCGCTTAAATTCAAACTCACTTCGGCGCAGCAGAGGGTATTTGAAGAAATACTTTATGACATGAGAAGGCCACACCCGATGAACAGGCTTCTTCAGGGAGATGTAGGCTGCGGCAAGACTGTTATTGCGGTTATGGCAATGCTCACTGCTGCCGAGTGCGGTTATCAGTCAGCTTTAATGGCTCCTACCGAGATACTTGCAGGACAGCATTACATAAACATACACAAGATGATAGAGGATATGGGGCTGAAGGTATGCCTTATGACCGGAAGCAAGAAAAAAGAGAGAGAGGCGCTGCGCTGCGATATTGCATCAGGAGAAATTAATATAATCATAGGAACACATGCGCTTATACAGGAAGGCGTGGAATTTAAAAACCTCGGGCTTGCGATAATAGATGAACAGCACAGATTCGGCGTTATGCAGAGGCAGCTTCTCAGGAAGAAAGCCGTGAATCCCGATGTCCTTGTCATGACAGCTACGCCTATTCCAAGAACCCTGTCAATGACGCTCTACGGAGACCTGGATTATTCTGTTATAGATGAACTTCCTCCGGGCAGAAGCCCTGTTGTAACGCGCTTGTTTAATGCAGGACAGAAAGAATACATTTACAGGGCAATTGCAGAAGAAACAAAAAAAGGCAGGCAGGTATATGTCGTATATCCTGTTATTGATGAGACAGAGAAAACGAATCTCAAATCAGCGATAATTGGCAAAGAGGCGCTTGAGAAAATATTCCCGAGCCTGAAGGTTGAGCTTATTCACGGCAGGCTGAAACCGCAGGAGAGGGAAAATATAATGGCGTCGTTCAAGAAGGGCGGGATTGATGTCCTTGTAAGCACTACGGTTATAGAGGTCGGGGTGGATGTGCCTAACGCCGCGATGATGCTTATAGTCCATGCAGAGAGGTTCGGGCTTTCCCAGCTTCACCAGTTAAGAGGGAGAGTGGGAAGGGGAGGCAGCCAGTCGTATTGTTTTCTTTTAATGTATGAGCCTGTGAGCGAAGATGCGCGGAGAAGGCTTGATATAATGATAAAAACTAATGACGGATTCAGGATTGCGGAGGAAGACCTTGACATAAGAGGGCCGGGAGAATTTTTCGGCACGAGACAGGCAGGGATGCCTGACCTAAAGCTTGCAAATATTATAAGAGATGCAAGACTTCTTGAAACTGCGAGGAAAGAAGCATTTGCATTGATTGATAAGGATGCTGAGCTAAATACATTCCCTGAATTGAAGAAGGGGCTTGAAATGTTCTGGAAGGGGAAGATTGAATTGTTTAAGACAAGCTGA